One genomic window of Channa argus isolate prfri chromosome 5, Channa argus male v1.0, whole genome shotgun sequence includes the following:
- the si:ch211-220m17.5 gene encoding guanylin family protein, which produces MKATLAAITLLVLALGWTSEAVQVEENGLSFSLEAVKRLQELTESSGGRGQQNPRLRMSTMSLCADPMLPQVFVPLCKQRAAFASLARLAAVPLDVCEICAFAACTGC; this is translated from the exons ATGAAGGCTACACTTGCCGCCATCACTCTGCTCGTCCTTGCTCTGGGTTGGACCTCTGAGGCAGTGCAAGTCGAA GAGAATGGATTGTCGTTCTCTCTGGAAGCTGTGAAGAGGCTTCAGGAACTGACAGAGAGTAGTGGCGGACGAGGACAGCAAAACCCACGATTACGAATGAGCACCATGTCCCTCTGTGCTGACCCCATGCTCCCACAGGTGTTTGTGCCCCTCTGTAAGCAGAGAGCAGCATTTGCATCTCTCGCAAGACTAG CTGCGGTTCCCTTGGACGTCTGTGAGATCTGCGCCTTTGCTGCCTGTACTGGCTGCTAA
- the LOC137127681 gene encoding guanylin-like, whose amino-acid sequence MRMLSVFLVLVLCVCRGALGVQVKVGDRSFPLEAVKQLMELMELDDNMSPRLAQTSVVAVCTDPLLPQVFQPVCQRKGAGIVFSQLVYIVTSSDPCEICANPSCYGCLG is encoded by the exons ATGAGAatgctcagtgtttttcttgttctggtgctgtgtgtgtgcaggggagCTCTAGGTGTGCAGGTGAAG GTTGGAGACCGGAGCTTCCCCTTGGAGGCAGTGAAGCAGTTGATGGAGCTGATGGAATTAGATGACAACATGAGCCCTCGCCTTGCACAAACaagtgttgttgctgtgtgcACCGACCCCCTCCTGCCCCAGGTCTTTCAGCCAGTGTGCCAAAGGAAAGGAGCAGGGATTGTTTTCTCCCAGCTAG TGTATATCGTCACATCTTCAGATCCTTGTGAAATATGTGCCAACCCCTCCTGCTATGGCTGTCTGGGCTGA
- the cept1b gene encoding choline/ethanolaminephosphotransferase 1, whose product MSTTGQNQGGALRSRRGLGRDRDPGQSMGMEASCWLAPGVLRRLIELPSPPLSRHQLKRLEEHRYSSAGRSLMEPLMQRYWEWLVGRVPSWIAPNLITIIGLATNVFTTLVLVYYCPTATEQAPLWAYLLCAVGLFVYQSLDAIDGKQARRTNSSSPLGELFDHGCDSLSTVFVVLGTTIAVQLGTNPDWMFFCCFAGMFMFYCAHWQTYVSGTLRFGIIDVTEVQIFIIIMYLLAAVGGSAFWQSLIPILNIQVKMIPAICTLLGAIFSCTNYFRVIFTGGVGKNGSTIAGTSVLSPVLHIGTVIILAMMIYKKSAVQLFEKHPCLYILAFGFVSAKITNKLVVAHMTKSEMHLHDLAFLGPGLLFLDQYFNSFIDEYLVLWIALIISLFDLVRYCVSVCNQIACHLHIFVFKIKPCSVFSTAPH is encoded by the exons ATGAGCACGACAGGGCAGAATCAAGGTGGGGCCCTGCGTTCTCGCCGAGGCCTTGGCCGGGACAGAGACCCTGGGCAGAGCATGGGCATGGAGGCGAGTTGCTGGCTGGCCCCTGGAGTGCTGCGCAGGCTGATCGAGCTGCCCTCACCCCCTCTGTCCAGGCATCAACTGAAGAGGCTGGAGGAGCACAG ATATAGCAGTGCTGGACGCTCCTTGATGGAGCCACTGATGCAGCGCTACTGGGAATGGTTGGTGGGACGAGTCCCATCCTGGATTGCTCCCAACCTCATCACCATCATTGGCCTGGCCACCAATGTCTTCACCACCCTTGTCCTTGTCTACTACTGCCCAACTGCCACAGAACAG gCTCCACTCTGGGCATACCTGTTGTGTGCTGTGGGTCTGTTTGTCTACCAGTCATTGGATGCCATTGATGGAAAGCAGGCTAGACGCACCAATAGCAGTTCTCCTCTTGGTGAGCTGTTTGACCATGGCTGCGACTCCCTCTCCACCg tattTGTGGTGTTGGGAACCACCATAGCAGTCCAACTGGGCACCAACCCAGACTGGATGTTCTTCTGTTGCTTCGCCGggatgtttatgttctactgtgccCACTGGCAAACATACGTGTCGGGAACGCTACGGTTTGGCAT CATTGATGTGACTGAGGTGCAAATCTTCATTATAATCATGTATTTGCTGGCCGCCGTGGGAGGATCTGCTTTTTGGCAGTCACTG ATTCCCATCCTAAATATCCAGGTGAAAATGATTCCTGCCATCTGCACGCTTTTAGGAGCCATCTTCTCCTGCACCAATTACTTCAGAGTTATTTTTACAGGAGGTGTGGGCAAAAATGGATCCACAATAGCT GGAACCAGTGTCCTCTCACCAGTCTTACATATTGGTACAGTTATAATTTTAGCAATGATGATATACAAGAAATCTGCCGTCCAGCTGTTTGAGAAACACCCGTGTCTTTATATCCTGGCGTTCGGCTTTGTCTCAGCAAAAATCACCAATAAATTAGTG GTAGCACATATGACAAAAAGTGAGATGCATCTCCACGATTTAGCCTTCCTAGGACCAGGACTACTGTTCCTGGATCAATATTTCAATAGTTTTATTGACGAGTACCTGGTGTTGTGGATTGCACTG ATCATTTCTTTGTTTGACTTGGTGCGTTactgtgtcagtgtttgcaACCAGATTGCCTGTcatcttcacatttttgttttcaaaatcaaGCCTTGCTCAGTCTTCAGTACAGCTCCTCATTGA
- the pth4 gene encoding parathyroid hormone 4, whose product MQTSHRPVQLLAVMLLVTFTTGQCQQSQSRRAVTEHQLMHDRGRNIQSLKRLIWLSSAIEGLHTAQTRATASKPTKVLNLALNPALVPAAESPPPARVQSLLRDFFNPYLTHLPDREP is encoded by the exons ATGCAGACGTCCCACAGACCTGTGCAGTTGCTCGCTGTTATGCTTCTTGTCACCTTTACAACCGGACAGTGTCAACAGAGCCAGAG TCGCCGAGCGGTGACTGAACACCAGCTGATGCACGACCGCGGCCGAAACATCCAGAGTCTTAAAAGACTCATCTGGCTGTCCAGTGCCATCGAGGGTCTCCACACGGCCCAGACTCGAGCCACTGCTTCCAAGCCCACAAAGGTCTTGAACCTGGCTCTGAATCCGGCGCTGGTCCCCGCTGCTGAGAGCCCCCCGCCGGCCCGGGTGCAGAGCCTCCTGAGAGACTTCTTTAACCCCTACCTGACTCACCTGCCAGACAGGGAGCCCTGA